In the Drosophila teissieri strain GT53w chromosome 3R, Prin_Dtei_1.1, whole genome shotgun sequence genome, TttcaaaactttaaaatgattCCGAAAATTAGTCTTAGAAATGTTCCATGTCCAGTTAAAGACGGCCATTAAACTAAGTGCAATGTAAGttagatatttaaaaaaaaattaaaagaagtATGTAAAAATgtctaattaataaataataagtctaatttattgaataacCGTCCCAGTTTTTGCGAGTGTTGAAGTAGTTAAAAATTCACAAGCCCACTTTCCCCGATGCCATTACATAACCCTTTTCTAACTACACGCCCTTCTTCTCTCTTTTGCCCATTTTTAGGCCAGTGCCGCCGATCAACTAATCAATACCATGGACTTGCGTGCCCGCACAGCGGCGGCCATAGTGCGTCCCCATTCGGCGGATTTCTTGGAGTACGAGGCGCGTGCCGAggcagctgcagccgctgcGGCCGCGGCGGTGGCCCAGAGCCAGCAGGAGAGCGGCAGGGCGCCGAGGCCCAAGTCCAGTTTGGACATCAATCGCACGCCGGACAGCTTCTACTACTCGGAGGCCAGCTATGCGGACAAGATGCGGAAGAGCGCGCTGTATCTGCAGagcggaggaggtggtgcgGCACAGCCGCAGCAACCGGGCAGCTATCGCACCACGGCGGCAGATTTCAACTCTGGAGTGAACACCATTGGGTATGAGAACCCTTACGAGAGGGCCTACAAGCGGCAGGAACTTCTGGCCGAGGCGCAGGGTGGAGGGGCCAGCAGCATGCCGCGTATGAGCCGGTCCGCCAGTCAGGGTCGCTCGGTGGCCTCCCAGCTGCAGTCGCCGCAGCAAGAGGATCTGCCGCCACTGAATGTTCATCCGGGCTCCATTTTCCCGCCCTCGATGTCCACCCAGGAGATCATTAGCAAGAACGAGCAGTTCCTGAGATCCGCTAGCGCCCGTCTGCCCAAAAGATTGGGTGGAATGGATGATGACTATTCGGCTAGCAATTCCACGACCACATCGCCCACGGGTGGAGCAGGTGCCCCCAACTCGCCGCAGCACAATCTGGATGGCGAACGGAAGCGGGAGGAGTCCATGAAGCGTCTGCTGGAGTGGAAACAACGCATGCTGCAGTCACCTCTGACCCGCAAGGGCATTCAACAGGGCGGCAGCAACATGTCCGCCATGTCCAAGTTGGGCAGCAATCCAAACATCCTGCTGGCATCTACGGCGGTGGCCAGTGGAGCACGCTATGCACCCCAGGCGGGAAAAACGGGATTGGtgggcaatggaaatggcactGCTCAGGGGGCTGGAAATCCACCATCAGCATCGGGCATCCAGCGATCACGATCCGAGAGCCAGGCCAACATGGGGCCCGGAGGAGTGGTGTACAACAACTACTCCTCGGATGATGAGGGTGAGTCCTAGTCCGCAAAGACTTCCTTTACGTATTCCCCATTCTGCTTGGCTTTAACTCTGTCCCTTTGTAATACGTCTATATCTGTAACTTTCTCTTCTACGAATCTTAAACTACGTTTATGCGCTAGCAAAGTAATTTTAAAGCCCAAAGCGACATTCTTGTCCGCAATGTAAAtctcaaattaaattgtttggaaTTTAAAATCAGTTGAAAGTTTGTTGAAATAgatatttaattatgcaattgAAAGTCAATTATCCTACGTCCATATTTCTcttgcattaaaaattatacaattgtGTAATTTCGGTAAATCATATTTGTTTAGCAGACTGCATTTTTGTTGACATTTAATGCGCGCGCATAAACGAAGTATGTATCTCTATTTGCATCAGTATCGTACCGTATCCATAGCtgtatctttttatttatCCGTATCTGTAGCTGTTGCTAACCGTGCTGCCCTGTTCTGCGTatcttattttgtttttttatgtttatatttttacttttaattttacttgGCAACTTGGCTTTTGCTTTGAATTAGTTGCATGTTCTGTAGTCTCGAGACCTTGAGATGTCTGCGTTTTGCTTTACTTTGTAGTCAGACCAAGTTACttagttgcaattgcaactgcatTGCCCTTCCGCTTGAGGACTCTAGAAATCTATAAATAAAGGACCTCATCTAGCCTGGACAGGCCACACTTTGCTCCAATCTCTGACCATTAACTATTTATAAGCCTTAACAATTTCAATGCTAATTTATCATGTTCAGACGCCAGGCTAAACAATTTAACGCTTCATGTAGTTAATACTTGTGTGTTTTACAACTTTTTGTGGacttcttttatgttttaataaatatggttaatttaaatgtacaCAACAGAAAGCAATTTATGTCGAATATCGAAACCTTCCTGCCGTGCTCAcacaatataaatacaaatacaagtACATAGACAAAGACAGAACTCCACGCCCACACAAAAACACGTTATTCAgaagcaaattgaaaagtatCGAGTAATTAATTTAGCAGTGCTgccaaaaagtaggcaacacatGAAACGAAAATTCAGTTTaaaattgttggccaaaaactaaaatcaaaagtACACACAAATTCTTGCATTTGCCTTTATCCGATGGAAAAAGGAAggcaaaacgaaaaaccaaTATTTCTGTAGTCCATAAATCTATCTCtccctttgtttttttggaaatCTCTATCTTTCATGGGTTtagtaaacatttttggcgTAGTTTCGTTTCGGATTTGTTTCAttcatatacacatatatatacatattcgtTTTTCCATCATGACAACCGGGTGCTTGGTATTTCCACTACTAAATGCCGCTGTAAACTTTGCACTAAAAcccaaaaacaataaataagcaaaaacaaataaaactcaaaCTCAATCTGGGCTCATAGCGCAATCGACCAcccatttgattgattttaattacataCCAACCAGCAAGATATACaaatgtgttttatatttcttcttttccatacaaacatatataaataattcattgtGTATACGTTGAACTTGGTAACTCTTAAACAAAATACCTCAATTTGTAAATGCTGTAAATGTAAAACAATGATCGATACCAAAACTCGATACTCGtctaaaaaattaacaatatCGAATTGCACGAATCGCAGCTGGGACTGTGGATGATAACTTGTATAGTGCGACGGCAGGAAGGTCATCgtcaaaaacaacaactaaagCAGCGACATCACAGGCAAtagtggcaacaacaacagcagcgttAGCAATAACAAATCTTGGTAGTAGCAAAAATCTAGAGACTTCCAaccaaacagaaacagaaacagagacAACACCAACATCATTATCAGCACCAGCATCATCCAAAGCAAAATTCCATCTAAAGCCCATTTTGAAAGTGCACGAGGCCAGCAAAACCCGCATTATTCAGGTGCAACCCAAACATCTGGAAGAGCGGCCAAAGCTCAGATTGCAATTGCCGCAGGCGATGGGAAatgaggagcagcaggagccacAGGAGCCACGggatgaggagcaggagaatGCTGAGCCTGAGCCTGTTCCCATTCTGCCAAAGAAAACAGCACCCAAGTCGCCTCAGAATGCCAATTATGTGCCTGTGTACAACAATAAGCTGGTTAGCAACTACGAGAATATGGAGTTTGGCAAGCCAATCCCCGAATGCAAAATCCCTCACAGCAATGCAGCCATTACCGATCCCGAGGAGACACCCATGCTAATGCAACTGAAGCTGTTCAAGgaacagcaggagcagcagaagcaacaacagGAAAACGAGGAGGACCTGACACCCACAGCGGAAAGTAAACCCATTCCAGGGGAGGTGGAAATGGAGGCTCCAAAGGAAAGAGAAGACCAGAAATTAGAATCAcacgaggaggagcaggagccagatgaagaggaagaggaggaggaagacgatgAGGATGAGAGCACGGCTTGCGAAGAGTACACAGATGATGATATAGATGAAGCCCTGGCTCAGGATGATGAGGATGAAGCTGTCGTCGAGGCAGCAGAGTCCCAGGAACTTGCAGAGGAGCGGGAACTGCAGCAGATATATGTAAACGAGCCCATCACACCCACGGACCAGCAATTCGACGAGAGTCACTATCTGCCCATGACGCCCAAGAAAGTGGAACTGGGTCAGCCGGGTGTCCTGACCTTAGTTTCCACGACGTatgccgaggaggaggaggagaatcACTATGTGGAGATGACTAAGTGCATACAGGACGAGGATAGCAGAAGCAACTACGAGATAATGTGTCTGGCCAGCACCAGTTCGAGTGCCTTTAAGGTGACCACCAAAACGGAGCCTGTCTACATGGAACTGGCAGGGGTTAAGCCACCATCTGCAACGCCAGCCACCGAGGATGCCCACTGCTCTTCGGGGCGTTCCACTTTGAAGAAGGGTAAGAAATCGGGCACAGAAACCTTGAAAAAGAAGACCAAAAAGCGACAGGGAAAGGATATGCCCGATATCCTTAAGCCTGCCAAGAGTGCCCTGGCCTTGGCCAGCGATAGTTCGGATGCGGATGACGAGAGCAGCCGGCAGCAGCTGGAGGCCAAGAAACTGCGTTCCAGATCACGTTTCAGTTTGTCGGATACATTCAGGCCAGCTTCATACTACTTAGGAGCCTCAACGCCCCTCAACAATTATGCAGAGAGTTCGGATAGTGAGATattaccaccaccacccattcCCGCTTCACCACCGCCCATGGAGGAGCTGAAGACGGAGGAGATCTTCTCCTCCGAGCACTATGATACCGTGAAGAGAAAGGACAGTAATGGTAAAGTCAATCTATCGTACGAGCAATTGCCCAAGATGCATGCCAGCAATACGTCCCTGAATCTGCCGAAAGCGGTTCCCAGTCCTACTCTAAAAAGCAGTCGTCTCTCCCTACCTGACCATTTCACCAAGGTACGAATGACACCGCAGAGATTATTGGTGCCAGCTACaccgccgcagcagcatcacGCCAGGACATTATCCGATTCCAACTATAGTTGCCACCTGACCGATACAAGTTCCCGTACATCCTCGGATTTGGATCTGTATCGCCGGAGGGGCCAACAGCAGAGGTGTACCAGCAATAATTCCCTGCCCCTGAGCAGTGAAAATGAGTCCGTGGAATTCCGCCAGAGGTCGGACTCCGAGTTGGATCGCCAGCGTTCGAGGAGACCGCTTTCCCAAGAGTCCATCAGTGAGATTGAGTCGCTGAGCGAACAGTTCGAGGAAACCCTGAGTAGTCATGAATTGGACACCTACCTGAGTCATTTGCACCTGTCCACCGGacaggccacgcccaccagtaACCTGCTGAACGATGCCAACGCAGCAGCCGGAGCCGATATCCTGACCAATCTTATCAAGCCACCAAAAACATTCCGGAAtgccgaggacgaggagcagcaCTTCTATGGTAACATACACTTTCTCTCCTCAACGGATTCAATTCAGCAGTTGGGCGAGGCAGGAGCAACAGCCCTACGGATTATCCACAGTCGCAATAACAGCAATATATCCACCCAGTCGGCTCCTTATTACTATTCGGAGCTGCCGGCACCGCCGCCCTTGAACAACCAGCGGGATATCCATGCCCATGGGCTAAACATAGCCCACATACACAACCCCATCGATCGGCATCAGTTCAATGTGGACGCCCTGGTGGACAAGGATCAGGCCATAGATAGCAGGAACATCTACAGTGGGCAGAAGGACAACAACGAGAAGCTGAGCAACAAGAACCTCAAGCTAAACAAATCCGTGGACCTGCCGACGGAGATGGAGGGCAGTGGTAGCAGTGGTGGTGCACTAAATCCGGTGGTCCATTCATATCTCACAACTACTAAAAACACAAATCTCGCTCGTAAAACGATTGGTGGTAGCAATCCGTCGGATGATGGCAATCCTAACGAAGATGGTGCTGGTGAAAATTCGGAGGAGGCTGGCAAGACCCCGTCGAGTAATGTCCATACCAACCTCTCAGTTCTAGGTGGCGAGCTGCTCTGGGAGGAGGATGCTCTGTGGCGGGAGAGTTTGCGCCGGGTGTCCCAGCGGCATGCCAGATCGCTGGACGATCTAGACAGGATTACGGCAGCTCCGCCGGTTTCTAGTACGCCCAAGGCAAAGCTGAGCCGCGAGGTGACCTATGTGAATGACAGCCTGAAGCCGCGCCAGCATCAGCAGTTAACCAACGAGCACGATGTCTACGTGCAACTGATGGACACTACGTCCGCCTCCCACGACCAGGACCAAACGGATTCCGATGTCTACGAGGTCCTGCGAGAGGAGACCGCCTCGAATTTGTCACACAAATCAAACGAACTAGATCGCGAGACCATCCGACAGTGGGATGCCATGTCCAGTGGCCTAATGAAGAGCCACCACAGCGGTGTGGAAACCACGGGACCAGCCTCTGCCCACCTGCCCCTAACCAGCAGCGTCCGCTCCATCGTCCAGCAGTTGAACAATAGTTCCATGGATGACGCCAATGGCAATCCCATGGCGACGAGCAAAAAGTCAAGAGCGAACAACAATAATTAGTGAGGCCACCACCGCAGAAAATGGAGCCCCTTCATTTCCGCCCCGAAAAATATATGTGCAATCATTTCCGTAGTTTCAATTTTAGCTTTGCATTTCgcaatttttggttttgcactctccaaaatattttatgtcaCTCTGTTTGCCCGTCATAAGTTTCAGTTAGATAGTGctctatttgttttgttgactgtcactgttgctgttgttattgttgttgttgtcattattgttgtgttgttttgtttaattaatcaaCTGGTAAGCAAACTTATACTTATTTATCCAACCCACTTATCTCATTAAGTCATTGAAGCGCTTGTATATATTCGCCACTCACTCACATTCTCACCCATGCACTCACATCTGTAAAGTTGAACAAATCCATAGATAGATATCTATTTGGGAAGTTACAAATAGCCATAGgagccagcagctgcagatacagataaaatatatgttaaatatcCGTAGAAATTTCCACCCCCACCCCCGAACAAATATACAACAACTAGACCAAAACAGAGCCACCAATTACAATTCCAAATTAAATGTTCCGTACAACTGCTGGGCATTCGCTAACCGATTACTGATTACTGATTGCTTTCCTAAATATTTCGCGCACGCATTGAAACTATTTTAAGCCCAATCTCCCCACTCGACCATCTAAAATTGCCTCATTTTCCTAATCAAATCTCTGTGACCTTATAGCCTCGATTTCCGTGCGCAATGTGAACAATCTGCCAGTGGGAAATCTGACGGTGAAGCCGGATCCCTCGGATGTCCATCAGGAGTCCGCTTTTGCCCCCTACTATGGTGGAGCGGCGGAGACTAAGTACGCCAAGAACACGGTGCTCACGGATCGCGGTCTGTATGCCGGAAACGGATCTGGACTGGCCACGTCAACGCCCCAAAATCATCAGCAGTTCCGGATGCGGCGCACCGGAAGTAGGGCGGAAATCGATATGCTGGAGCGCGAGACAAGCAGCCAGATCAGGGTGAGTCCATGCTGGGTTAGAACTTAAACGCTTTTCAGAATCCTTCCAAATTGGACATACTTGACTTGATTTTGCAAGGAAGCAGTCTCTATTCAACTTTTGAACCTATTAAATGgacaatgaaaatgaattgaGAGCCTGAAATTTGAAACTCAATGAAATGCTTCTCCCAATTTTGaagtaattaacatttatgggtaatcatataaataaatgataacTCTTGGCATCATGTTGCTTTGGGGTTAGGAACGAACGAAAGCTAAAATATGTTTACACAACCCACAGAACTTGGATGTCTCGGCCGGGGATTTGCTGAGTCGCACCCACGAGGAGCTGGTCCTTTTGCTGATTCAGTTGAGGAGACAGAGCAGTCAGACTGCCAGGGCCATCGAGCAGTGCTGCAGCGATATTCACGATGTGCAGGTTGATAAAGAAGTgcattttatgtttatctTGGGCAGGTTTTGGCTAACTTCTGGTGCTGGTTCTGTGACTAAATCTATTTTATACCCATCTCACTGTTGAATATATTACTTAAAGCACTCCCATTAACAATGGAAATATGTACTCCTCCACAGAATCGTCTGCGAAGTGCCGAGGGTTTGACCAGAGCCGAAAGTATCCAGCGATTGGACTACTTGAAGCAGCACCTTTTGGACCTGGAGCGGCATTACGAGAAGAGCAAGCCGCTGGTCAATTTGGTGGACAACATGGTCAAGTTGGGCTCGCTGTATCGCAATGATGCAAATGGCAGGGTCCAACCAGCCACTCTGGATCGCCTGGAGTTCAATCAGCGgatgcaggagcagcaaatgctgcaagaggagcagcagcagtgggagCGCCTCAGTCCGAATCAGGCAGAGTTGCAGGTATGGTTTTGTCCTGAATTTCCGTAAATAGAGAAATGGtagagaaaatgaaaaaccctAAACGTGTTTATTAAGCATACTTATAACAAAAATAGagtttacataaataaatgagcaAACATTTTGACCTACGTATACATTTGCAATATTAGGCCAAGGTGCGAGAGCTCTACCAACTGGAtcagctgctgcaggaggagTCGGGCACTTTGCAGAGTTTGCAGCGGGACAAGGAGGACCTCGAGCGAGCCTTGGGAGGATTGAGGGCTCGCATTCACGACAGCAATGCCACGCCCATGGCCCTGGAGGCGgccaagaagcagcagcacatCCTGGAGCGCGAGTTGTCGCGGGTTCATCAGCTTCTGGCCGAGAACTCTAAGGTATCCAAGGTGCCTAGTAGAAGTTTTTTGCATTTCGTGTCCACCACTGCGTGTTATTTGTCTGCTTGAGCTTCGCATGTCGCTTATGTCACTAACCAACAACTAATTCAACGAagattaaattataaacaggAGTTCatgaaaatacataaaatatataaacaatgtGTAGAGttgaaaatttttaattaaatttcaaactgGAAACAGTACATTTTTGTTAGCCAGCCAATTTTgttgcaataaaaatcaatatcaaaagaaattgttttttcGGCACCTAGTTTACTTTGTGCTTAGCGTGAATAGCAAACAAATTCATATAAAACCACTATAATCAACAAGTTTTTCACGTGCGTAGttgaataaatatgaattcattatttaattaaagtgttCTGCCAATAAGTGATTGAAGGGCTTAATAAATACATGCATATTTACTTACCTGAATAAGTAACAGAAGGCAGCAATTTAAGAAAAGTTGTTACAAATtgaatacatttgtatatagCCAGGATAGCCTTTAATTCCACGAGTGTTTACTAAAGCTCAAATGATAGGATTAATGCAAAAGACTTCTCGTGTTTGTGGCTCTGCTGCATGTGCCATTCTCGAAATCCGAGAGCCAACCGATTAATCCGTAATCCTACCTTGCAGAAACTGGAACAGACAGTGGCGGGAAATGCTCGTCTAGAGCAGGAGTTACTCCTCCTCCGCCAGAAGGTACAGGCCACTCGAGGATCCGCCGCCAATGGAATTAACGGTGATGGCTCGCACATCAACGGTGACCAAACTGCCGCCGTTTTAGCCTCGGAGTTGGAGCGAGTGCAGTCCCTGGTGGGCGATATGCAAAGACAACGTCACGAACTCAGCTCCGCAGTTCGCCAGCTGACGGAGAACTCGACCAGGTTGTACCAGGAGATTGGCAACAAGGAGATCAACGGCGGTGGCTCCACCAATGGCAGTCTGAAGAAGCGAAGCAACTCTACTAGTTGGACGGAAACCGATTTGGATGCCAATATGCTGCGATGCGGATCCCGTCAGCAGCTGAACGATTCCACTTTGAACCTATCCACTCCCCTCTATGTGGACACAAATAGTTCGACCAAGCTGAGTGACTACAATCGATACAATGGCAGTAGCGATGCCATTGAGATGAGTGGTGTGGACAGTGACGGTTTCCTGGACAGCAATCCATTCGCCATTGGCTTGGAGAAGCCGGAGATCAAGACGGTGAGGATTGTGAAGCGAGAGTCCGAACGTCGCAATCGCGATCGCAGTGAAAGGGGTCTAAGCAACTCCATTCAGAATCTCGACCAGGtcctggaggaggagcaatATGCCCAACAGCAGAGGGAACAGCAGCTGTACGCTCAAAACTTGGAGGAACAGATGACCAATGGTCACCACAGTCGATCCAAATCACTGCCCCGAAACTACAGTGAGCCCCCGAAACAACGACACAGTCGACATCTAAATGGTGGCAAGCAGAATGGTCACCACTACAATGGTGGCTACGATTATGATCGGAACAGCAACTACGAGCATcagccgccgccaccgccggcCCCACAGAGCAATGGACACCACCACAATCATTCACAAAGGGAGCAGCGGGAGCATCTCAACCCACTGGCCAATGCCTACTTCGCCAagcagcttcagcagcagGCGAATCCCTCGAGGGACAGTGCCCGTGTGGCCCTGCGCACCAAGACCGACTCCATGCAGAGCCTCAACAAGAGCCTCACGGACATCAGTCCGGAGCCAGTGTTCCAGAGCGTGGCTGCCCGCCAGATCATCAACGAAATGTCCGCCGGATCGGCATCGGAGGACACCGAGAAGGTGGTGGAGAAGGTGCCACCGCACCACAAGCATCGCAGAGCGGTTCCAAGGGAAAAGAGGCGGCACTACACTGCCCCAAACAATGTCAATCAGAAAGCCATGGAAAAGGTGCAGGCCGAGAACGATATGAATCGAAATGTGAGGGATTTGAAAACTAAGGAAAAAAAAGTCTGCATATTAACTAataacttttgcttttttagAACACTAACTGGCGAGCTCGCGATGACTTGGACATGGAGGTGGCCCTGAGACCACGAATGAATGCTCCTGATGTGGTTCGTTCGGCTTTGGGACAGGGAGAAAAGATATCCGAGAACACCATAGATAACTTGCTGCTGGCGCCGAACAAAATAGTCATTCCCGAGCGTTACATACCGGAAACAGTAAGAAGAGGATGatttaaaatgtgaaataaacctaatgtattaatatattttaatttaaatagacGCCCGAACTGTCGCCGGAGGAAAAGAAGCGTCGACAGGAGAAGGTCGAGTCAATCAAGAAAATGCTGGCTGAGGCGCCCATTAGCAGCAATGTAAGTCCCCCAGACTAAGtccatatatatctatataaaattattaaaaataaattcctgTAGGAGAACGAGAGCCTGCCCCCGAGCAAAATCAACGCCGAGAAGAAGCAGCGCGAGCACCTGCTGCAGCTCAACCAAATCCTGGCACAACAGGTGATGCAGGTCAGCAAGATCGTGGCCGGTAAGTAGAGTCAACCTGGAATATATTAGGTCTCCTACTAGAAGATAACCTTTGTGTTAAGTTCCAATCGATATCCCAAAAATAAAGACCCAATTCGAACGTATATGCAATGCCTTGCAAGTTGAGTTTATGTTCCATGTTTATGTTCTTACTAATAATATGCTCTCCCGAAATCGAACATATAGACACTTGCGTTAtttatctatatgtatatacctaAGCGTTTATCCAGTGTAATCTAACCATGCAGAAGCCCATCCATTTCAAACTGTCAACTCTATGCTCTTCTAAtctctatatatgtatcttcTTTCAACTCTTTCTGATTTCTAGATGATTAATGATAAAACATATCATATGCATACCATCTAATCTAAAGCGTTTAGCCCCCGTTCGCATAAGAACTCTATGATCATGCCCCCACCTCATTGCGTGCAAATCACCGGCGTCGTCCAAAGTTCATAACCCCTTCTCACAAAGACACACCTCCAACCACACAATCTAGACACTCTCAACAGTCAATCATACATCTCAAAACCCGTGGCCCACATTGCCCTCTCATGCATTCGCATCTGCACCCGACCAGTTTATGTATAATTAATCATAAATTAAGTAACCATCGATGAGAGTTCTATGAACTTCCGCAAGATTGCATATTCCacatattgcgcatacgcagtgtTATGTTAGCCGACCCCGAAAGCAAATCAAGCTGGGAATTCTCGGGATTTCTAATttgagttaaatatttaaatagtcCATTTAAGCTGACTAATTCGTATTAGACAAATTCAAGTTGTGTTTATTTATGATCTCACTTTGTATGTTATTGAGGTTTAAAAGCCCTAGGAAGGTATATACcagtatttattataaaactaacacttaatttaaatttatcttataattgtataatttttgcatttgcattcgttTAATTCTCcatgttattatttatttttttgttttgcatatttttctaGGAAATCCCACTAGTCACAACTAATTCGCAAGTAGCCTGTCGAGTTGTTTCTGTTCACCTTTTGTGTTTTACATACCTatgcattgcatttaatttttgttcacGTTGTGTTTTTTGCAAATCTAAGAGGGTTCGCATAACGATACGCGATAAATGAGTTTTGTTGTTCGAAACATaccaaacatacatatgtgtatatgcaTACCTAGTACGATACACCTAACTATACAGTAACTACAGCAAATAACAGCAAACAAGAACACACGCGAAGTTGAGATTTACAGCATGCTAAACTCACATAAAAAACTCACCCAAATCAAACGCAACAATTCACAACAAGAATActaaaaaatacagaaaaaatagaaaaaaaacgaCAACAAGAATAAACAGCAACGCAatagcaacaagaacaagtacaacaacaagcacaagaacaacaagaacaacaacagatATACGATTACGTAAGTCCAGGTTTGTACTCATTTCGATTATACcatattcataaataaacagtAATCGAGTAGCTTCCAGGCAATATGTAATCACGCCCAAAACTCTGCTTAGCCtagataaaaaatatattggcCAAATAATTAACCTGCACgccataaatataattgtaaACAATATAAGCtctaaatgaaaa is a window encoding:
- the LOC122622010 gene encoding uncharacterized protein LOC122622010 isoform X2; the encoded protein is MDAKKLQQLQEAAILAQQQKKLPLAYQTNLVDYRTAAYSQALYQQSPTATSSSGGGPLSPIDMQPQSKHHNLMKHGGGTSSSSHSSPYHQSYSSSGGTAAGEQLYQSPTERTYLAAAGRLQASNAMAGHHPISALQSQYQQLQAAKMQAQMATQSEAAQQQQRTFAMRQAMNPPTNHYHMSQSSSMVSTMTALNQQQQQQQQQQQQQQRAPPSSLNLQNQYQPAQGPLKLQQQQQQQQQQQSQQHAMPKHYQEQLYAQQQQLQQQLQQQQLQQQQQQQQQQHRHKNDLQTPGSEHGTVYIQQNHPNHVVNQACQTQISAVKPKATPSSEESSSNSAKSPSHAPLDRKKSAGSIQALKSPITKRPPSTPVTLSGWLHKQGSDGLKVWRKRWFVLAEYCLYYYKGPEEEKLLGSVLLPSYRVSACLPEDKIYRKFAFKCEHQNMRTYWLAADNSEAMMQWVRALAAASLMQAPSSGESEPSVNSSLNHSGENSDSGIHTLQSHPGKGQPTPSSENTGSSGGGSGSGQPLYANAPPKPRRINDGGYSSPSPEHNEQQQQQQHPSRRLMSPTQQLYQQQQHQRSQQQQQQQQQQPQQHHAIYDTRTGHVSTALQLQQAQQQYSLDHLEAQFQQQQLDMEEQIARLQQQRAAEEIYGEREMYMAKLMQQRQGPNGAYPTQQQLLQAERRTPDAYGRSKQQRLFAAAAAAADYEDIYNMSQLAAGGGVPMSAQEALLQEAASYRRPLSPPSYDGSKHVPAMPQRYTPNHLEASAADQLINTMDLRARTAAAIVRPHSADFLEYEARAEAAAAAAAAAVAQSQQESGRAPRPKSSLDINRTPDSFYYSEASYADKMRKSALYLQSGGGGAAQPQQPGSYRTTAADFNSGVNTIGYENPYERAYKRQELLAEAQGGGASSMPRMSRSASQGRSVASQLQSPQQEDLPPLNVHPGSIFPPSMSTQEIISKNEQFLRSASARLPKRLGGMDDDYSASNSTTTSPTGGAGAPNSPQHNLDGERKREESMKRLLEWKQRMLQSPLTRKGIQQGGSNMSAMSKLGSNPNILLASTAVASGARYAPQAGKTGLVGNGNGTAQGAGNPPSASGIQRSRSESQANMGPGGVVYNNYSSDDEAGTVDDNLYSATAGRSSSKTTTKAATSQAIVATTTAALAITNLGSSKNLETSNQTETETETTPTSLSAPASSKAKFHLKPILKVHEASKTRIIQVQPKHLEERPKLRLQLPQAMGNEEQQEPQEPRDEEQENAEPEPVPILPKKTAPKSPQNANYVPVYNNKLVSNYENMEFGKPIPECKIPHSNAAITDPEETPMLMQLKLFKEQQEQQKQQQENEEDLTPTAESKPIPGEVEMEAPKEREDQKLESHEEEQEPDEEEEEEEDDEDESTACEEYTDDDIDEALAQDDEDEAVVEAAESQELAEERELQQIYVNEPITPTDQQFDESHYLPMTPKKVELGQPGVLTLVSTTYAEEEEENHYVEMTKCIQDEDSRSNYEIMCLASTSSSAFKVTTKTEPVYMELAGVKPPSATPATEDAHCSSGRSTLKKGKKSGTETLKKKTKKRQGKDMPDILKPAKSALALASDSSDADDESSRQQLEAKKLRSRSRFSLSDTFRPASYYLGASTPLNNYAESSDSEILPPPPIPASPPPMEELKTEEIFSSEHYDTVKRKDSNGKVNLSYEQLPKMHASNTSLNLPKAVPSPTLKSSRLSLPDHFTKVRMTPQRLLVPATPPQQHHARTLSDSNYSCHLTDTSSRTSSDLDLYRRRGQQQRCTSNNSLPLSSENESVEFRQRSDSELDRQRSRRPLSQESISEIESLSEQFEETLSSHELDTYLSHLHLSTGQATPTSNLLNDANAAAGADILTNLIKPPKTFRNAEDEEQHFYGNIHFLSSTDSIQQLGEAGATALRIIHSRNNSNISTQSAPYYYSELPAPPPLNNQRDIHAHGLNIAHIHNPIDRHQFNVDALVDKDQAIDSRNIYSGQKDNNEKLSNKNLKLNKSVDLPTEMEGSGSSGGALNPVVHSYLTTTKNTNLARKTIGGSNPSDDGNPNEDGAGENSEEAGKTPSSNVHTNLSVLGGELLWEEDALWRESLRRVSQRHARSLDDLDRITAAPPVSSTPKAKLSREVTYVNDSLKPRQHQQLTNEHDVYVQLMDTTSASHDQDQTDSDVYEVLREETASNLSHKSNELDRETIRQWDAMSSGLMKSHHSGVETTGPASAHLPLTSSVRSIVQQLNNSSMDDANGNPMATSKKSRANNNN